One genomic segment of [Phormidium] sp. ETS-05 includes these proteins:
- a CDS encoding NACHT domain-containing protein: MYAARQPLHDYNHNGTEPYWYDCQVGLKIISYRDYWNTVFKTDKIGFIERGLIETLRRVRNDNSHNNVAVFTTDYSLDVLSAITRLLTAIGDTRAQDAEQFKQEFVKQYYEELSEIGKKSVATGINWFSYGAAMWEGQKSLSSNALTANEGIAFKLDDIYVPLGLVERQKLPKRPKAENTPEGGSDLYREEYREEITRKFEGDDFSVQVLKNRQSDKSKGTRLAITGEPGAGKTTQLQKIADWLWAEMPENLVIWVSLADLQGRRLDEYLLDRWLKDALQVARVKEDTEENFVEFFKSGRVWLLLDGVDEMVGANPLSDIAKQISGWVAQARVILTCRQNVWDAGNNHLHDFDVYRNLDWTPGQVNQVIDKWFGENPARGKRLQAELEKSGKERIRDAVKNPLRLTLLCRTWLQGEGELPETKAQLYRKFTEALYQWKQESFPTSGQQRRELEKALGELALAAISGEDSRFRLTHSQVCNTLGDGERYQLAIDLGWLNQVGVAAENPSEKVYAFWHPTFEEYFAALAVDDWHFFLDHVLENPAAGTYRIFEKQWKEVILLWLGRDDVLKVQKEAFIEALVDFEDGCEDLYAYQAFFLAAVGIAEFIDYDVDACLDMADKLVKLAFGYFDEEEQKWKGQPLWIKKTARTALQVTHPIYATALWDFRRDNVERESFPFIPVIEQLALIEPHNPDIINILMELLDDPQVDNYGFGIWQDGLRILGEIGFYNLPVVKSLWERLQQKIETEIQQFKDKETNLELQIYDGLVESYAGAGYYEDIFLNKYEEITEVLGEIYPAYPEAVQFLLNIIKNYWHTELGLNAVTTLNQIDPANSEAVKIFTEILYMSDNPGQKWRCSSSNCNCT; this comes from the coding sequence TTGTACGCAGCCAGACAGCCTTTACATGATTATAACCATAATGGAACAGAACCATACTGGTATGACTGCCAAGTTGGTCTAAAAATTATTTCTTATCGTGACTACTGGAACACAGTTTTTAAAACCGATAAGATTGGCTTTATAGAGCGAGGTTTAATTGAAACTTTAAGGCGAGTGCGGAATGACAATTCCCACAATAATGTAGCAGTATTTACAACAGACTATAGCCTTGATGTGTTGTCAGCAATTACGCGGCTTCTAACTGCTATTGGTGATACTCGTGCCCAAGATGCTGAGCAATTTAAGCAAGAGTTTGTGAAGCAATACTATGAGGAATTGTCGGAGATTGGTAAAAAGAGTGTAGCAACCGGGATTAACTGGTTTAGTTATGGCGCTGCGATGTGGGAAGGACAGAAATCGTTAAGCAGTAACGCTTTGACTGCTAATGAGGGAATAGCATTTAAGCTGGATGATATCTATGTACCTTTGGGATTGGTGGAGCGCCAAAAGCTGCCCAAGCGCCCAAAAGCGGAAAACACCCCAGAGGGTGGTTCTGATTTATACCGAGAGGAATACCGAGAGGAAATCACCCGCAAGTTTGAAGGGGATGATTTTTCTGTGCAAGTTTTGAAAAATCGCCAAAGCGATAAAAGCAAAGGGACTCGGTTGGCAATTACCGGAGAACCTGGGGCAGGTAAAACTACCCAATTACAGAAAATAGCTGATTGGCTGTGGGCGGAAATGCCGGAAAATTTGGTCATTTGGGTATCTCTGGCAGATTTGCAGGGGCGCCGCTTGGATGAGTATCTGCTGGACCGGTGGCTGAAAGATGCGTTGCAAGTGGCGCGGGTGAAGGAAGATACTGAGGAGAATTTTGTTGAGTTCTTTAAGAGTGGGCGAGTTTGGCTGCTACTGGATGGGGTGGATGAGATGGTGGGGGCAAATCCCCTCTCTGATATTGCTAAGCAAATAAGCGGTTGGGTGGCTCAAGCGCGGGTAATTCTCACTTGTAGGCAAAATGTCTGGGATGCGGGGAATAATCACCTGCATGATTTCGATGTTTATCGCAATTTGGACTGGACCCCCGGGCAGGTGAACCAGGTGATAGACAAGTGGTTTGGGGAGAACCCTGCACGGGGGAAAAGGTTGCAGGCGGAGTTGGAGAAGTCCGGGAAAGAACGAATTAGAGATGCGGTGAAAAATCCCCTGCGGTTGACACTGTTATGTCGCACTTGGTTACAGGGAGAGGGAGAGTTACCGGAAACGAAGGCGCAACTGTATCGCAAGTTTACGGAAGCGCTTTACCAGTGGAAGCAGGAAAGTTTTCCCACCAGTGGGCAACAGCGCCGGGAGTTGGAGAAGGCGCTGGGAGAGCTGGCGTTGGCGGCGATATCGGGAGAGGATTCGCGGTTTCGCCTGACCCATAGCCAAGTATGCAATACTTTGGGAGATGGAGAGCGATATCAGCTAGCTATTGATTTGGGATGGTTAAATCAGGTGGGGGTGGCGGCTGAAAACCCATCGGAGAAGGTGTATGCTTTCTGGCATCCGACGTTTGAGGAGTATTTTGCCGCGCTGGCGGTGGATGATTGGCACTTTTTCCTTGACCATGTGCTGGAAAATCCGGCTGCAGGCACTTATCGGATTTTTGAAAAGCAGTGGAAAGAGGTGATTTTGCTTTGGTTGGGACGGGATGATGTGCTGAAGGTGCAGAAAGAGGCGTTTATTGAGGCGTTGGTAGATTTTGAGGATGGTTGTGAAGATTTATACGCTTATCAAGCATTTTTCTTGGCGGCTGTTGGTATAGCTGAGTTTATAGATTACGATGTTGATGCTTGCCTGGATATGGCAGATAAACTGGTCAAGTTAGCTTTTGGATATTTTGATGAAGAAGAACAAAAGTGGAAGGGGCAGCCACTATGGATAAAGAAGACAGCTCGGACTGCGCTGCAAGTAACTCATCCTATATACGCTACCGCTTTATGGGATTTTCGTAGGGATAACGTAGAACGGGAGTCTTTCCCTTTTATCCCTGTTATCGAACAGTTGGCTTTAATTGAACCTCACAATCCAGACATTATCAACATTTTGATGGAATTACTAGACGATCCACAAGTCGATAACTATGGGTTTGGAATTTGGCAGGATGGATTAAGAATTTTAGGAGAAATAGGTTTTTATAACCTTCCAGTTGTGAAAAGCCTGTGGGAGCGACTACAGCAAAAGATTGAAACTGAGATTCAGCAGTTCAAGGATAAAGAGACTAACCTAGAATTACAAATCTATGATGGTTTAGTGGAATCTTATGCTGGTGCGGGATATTATGAGGATATTTTTCTTAACAAATACGAGGAAATTACTGAGGTTTTGGGTGAAATTTATCCTGCTTATCCAGAAGCTGTTCAATTTTTGTTGAACATCATTAAGAAT